In Clostridium omnivorum, the DNA window AATTTATCAAATAATTTCATATTAAAAAAATCTGATATTAAAATTCCAATATGGTTTAAGCAAGATGCAGATCCAAGGTATATTTGCTATTGTAATAAAGTTACTGAAGAACAGATAATTGATGCAGTGTTAAAGCATGGTGCAAAAAACATAAAAGATATAATTAGGCTCACAGGAGCAATGAAAAATGGTAAATGTGAAATCAATAATCCCTTAGGGAAATGTTGCAGTCCTTATATAAATCAAACTATTAATAAAGCATTGCTTATGGTTGACTCTACTATGTTAGAATAAATATTAATATAATAAAGAAATGCTAATTTTGAATATTAGCATTTCTTTTTATTACTTTATGAATATTAAAAAAACAAAAATAAATAGACATATTGATTTTAATATATTTGTATGATACAATTAATTTAAAGAGAGGTGATTGAGGTGACTGAAAAAAAGGGCATAGAATGTTGCAAAGTGCTGCCAGATAAGGTAAATCAAGAGGATAACTGCTGCGTAGAAGAAGTAGGACAAATGGTTCAAAGGTTAGTTAGAGTTTTTCAGTTATTTGAAAGAGATCAAATAAAG includes these proteins:
- a CDS encoding Csac_0668 family 2Fe-2S cluster-binding (seleno)protein; the protein is MEKPNAKRSCUTSNETSASIVEKDLICPVCNGKTQQVKALTVKHFAIDKDKILEDVYNICLNEQCEVVYFNLSNNFILKKSDIKIPIWFKQDADPRYICYCNKVTEEQIIDAVLKHGAKNIKDIIRLTGAMKNGKCEINNPLGKCCSPYINQTINKALLMVDSTMLE